The Sporosarcina ureae genome includes a region encoding these proteins:
- a CDS encoding cytochrome P450, with product MVIVQDIATPRLQNYLEFVRDPIAFFTRVQPLGDVISLKTGISPTFVVNSPEAIREILIRQDQSFIKGRTTTVLQRTVGEGLLTTEGERHATQKKYIQPAFYKNALERYAHAIIDETNKLVERLEHEQEVDIHTVMMRLTLSIITRTMFSTDVSAEEKELADAVTTTIEQSVKILFSPVIIPASVPTRANLKHKEAIQTLEAMIDNVLIVAKEHPEWFEGSLLGMMRAVTDENGNRLPDKEVRDQMMTMLLAGHETTANLLGWLFAEIARHPEVERRLMEELETTQLVGNPFNWMRELPYIQQIIEEGLRLYPPAWLIYRELEEPVEMFGRSFKKGSTFMICPYAIHRNEEVFRDANSFDPNRFAAGNKYAPFSYFPFGGGSRSCIGSRFAMLEATLILAVLYKKFVFRNVRLQAPVPEPLISLRIKDGWPMKVEKRG from the coding sequence ATGGTTATTGTACAAGATATTGCAACTCCACGTTTACAGAATTACTTGGAATTTGTGCGTGATCCTATAGCGTTTTTTACGCGGGTTCAGCCGCTTGGCGATGTGATTTCATTGAAGACAGGCATATCCCCGACGTTTGTGGTCAACAGCCCCGAAGCTATTCGAGAAATCTTGATTCGTCAAGACCAGTCATTTATCAAAGGCCGGACAACGACTGTGTTGCAGAGAACCGTAGGAGAAGGTTTACTAACGACGGAAGGTGAGCGCCATGCAACGCAGAAGAAATATATCCAGCCAGCGTTCTATAAAAATGCATTGGAGCGCTACGCTCATGCAATCATCGATGAAACGAATAAGCTAGTCGAACGTCTTGAGCACGAACAGGAAGTGGATATACATACTGTAATGATGCGTTTAACATTGTCAATCATTACACGAACGATGTTCTCAACAGATGTCTCGGCAGAAGAGAAAGAGCTTGCAGACGCTGTCACGACAACGATTGAGCAAAGTGTCAAAATTTTATTCAGTCCCGTGATAATTCCCGCTTCAGTTCCGACTAGAGCCAATTTAAAACATAAAGAAGCGATCCAGACACTTGAAGCTATGATTGACAATGTACTAATTGTTGCGAAAGAACATCCTGAATGGTTTGAGGGTTCATTGCTTGGCATGATGAGAGCGGTGACAGATGAGAACGGAAACAGATTGCCAGACAAAGAAGTTCGTGATCAGATGATGACTATGTTGTTGGCAGGTCATGAAACGACAGCAAACTTATTGGGCTGGTTATTTGCTGAAATCGCAAGGCATCCTGAAGTAGAGAGACGTCTGATGGAAGAATTGGAAACCACACAATTGGTAGGAAATCCATTTAATTGGATGCGAGAATTACCGTATATACAGCAAATTATTGAAGAAGGCTTGCGGCTTTACCCTCCGGCCTGGTTGATCTATCGGGAACTTGAGGAACCTGTTGAGATGTTTGGAAGATCCTTCAAAAAGGGAAGCACGTTTATGATCTGTCCGTATGCGATTCATCGTAATGAAGAGGTGTTTCGTGATGCGAATTCATTTGACCCGAATCGGTTTGCTGCAGGTAATAAGTATGCACCATTTAGTTACTTTCCGTTTGGTGGCGGATCTCGCAGTTGCATCGGTTCGAGATTTGCGATGCTCGAAGCGACTCTCATCTTGGCGGTACTATATAAAAAGTTTGTATTCCGTAATGTTCGATTGCAAGCGCCTGTTCCAGAACCGTTGATTTCATTACGGATAAAGGATGGCTGGCCGATGAAGGTAGAAAAGCGCGGATGA
- a CDS encoding DUF1540 domain-containing protein: MAKDVLCEVTNCHFWEAGNQCGADEIKVITRKGRKAKDSAETDCGTFIPKG, translated from the coding sequence TTGGCTAAAGACGTATTATGTGAAGTAACGAACTGTCATTTTTGGGAAGCAGGTAATCAGTGTGGAGCAGACGAAATCAAAGTGATTACACGAAAAGGTAGAAAAGCAAAAGACTCAGCCGAAACAGATTGTGGTACGTTCATTCCAAAAGGATA